tttatatgggcttgttattctaatgacgctcgttttcggccgcggcatttatgaagggcagatattgcgtacacctgaatatcaacggtacgcacagtttcataaatcaggcggtgagaggagtgtaagcataatcttacgccaacatatacgcccgtttctacgcaagaatgataaatgagggccaatgaGTTTTATCACAGCGCATCAAGCTGTTATTTACATGAGTTGATTTTTATCATGGATCTGTTTCTTGTTTGTGTCTTAGACTCTTCTGCAGAAGGCAAAAGCATCAAAGAGCTTTTGGAGGCCGTCTATCCTCGCTCCGATGGGCAGGAATATTTTCTCCGACTGGAGCCCATTGATGGTAACCAGAATGCAGTTTTTCAGTATCTGTCCACGGAGGAAGACCTGCCACCTTCATCCCAGAGCCCCAACCACACCAGCACAGACGGCTGGACTCACCATCAGCCAAACACGGACGACATCAGCATGAATGAAGAAGAAGATGATCATCGCATTGAGGAAGAAGGGAAATTAAGCCGAAGTGCAGAAGATGCTGTGATATCTGAGGAGCATCAGGACAATCAGCTCTCATCTGAGGAGAGAACCGAAGAAGACTCATCCCCCTGCAGATGCCTCCTCTGTAACAGAACGTACAAGGTTCGAGGTCACCTTCAGAGACACCTGCGGACAGTCCACAAGATCATCACCTCTGACTGCGCCGTATCCACGAAAATAGCCAATGGAAAACCTCCAGAGAGTCCAGATGCTAACAGTTGCTCATCTAGTGATACCCAAAGTCAGAAGAGTCCCAGAGAGGAGAACAAAATCCCATGGAAGCCCATATACTCCATGGGCTTTGACTTGAAGACGCGCTTCTGCAAGCTCTGCAGACGGACCTTCAGCTCGGAGCAGAACCTGGCGAAGCACATCGAGCTCCACACGGACAACGGCACCGACTTCTTCGTCAAGTTTTACTGCTGCCCGCTTTGCCGCTACAAGACTCGCCGCAAGAGAGATGTCGTAAGGCATCTCTCCGAATTTCACAAGAAGAAATCTGCCTACCTGAGCAGAATCTCTCAGTCGCTGGACAACAGCACCATCAAGACGCCTGCCGAGGCCGTGTTGAACAAAACTGAGACCAAAGATCAGCATCGCCAAGAAGCCAAGTTCAACCCCAGCCACAGTTCTCCGTATCTGACACGCAGGAACCTGCTGCCAAACGCACGTCGTGAAACGGCCGAGGGGAAGAAGACGGTTAGCGGTAAAACGCAAGTAAAGCGTGATGACACGAGAGGTAAAGCCATGCAGTCCATGCTGGTCTGCAGCGTCTGTGGCAAGGGCTTCAGAAAGCAGAGGCATCTGGTGTTACACATGAGGAATCATCAGAAAATGGCACGCGGGGGTGCGGCAGGCGTACGCACGAGATCAAAGGTCGTGTTTTGGTGAGTGTTTCCCATCTCTCTGCCATCCGGAAGCTCTCTTGTAAACAGCATCTGCTTTATAGAAAGAGTTTTTTGAATCTTAATAAAAGATCTTGGGTCACCACAAGCTACAGATGTTTTCACGTTTTATTTTACGACACAAAACACACCAGTAATAACCCCACTCGccatttaaaattttttttttttccataCCGCTACATGGGATTACAGATGTTGTTGGGAAATTTCTAGCGCAATCACTCATGAAAATCTCAAAAACATTAGGACACGTGTACAATTCCCAGAAAGATTTAGCCATAGAGTATTTGGATAAATGAGAGCTCAATGAGAGAAATCCCAGGGTGGATTTACTGCACATGAGAATGAAATATGAAAGCCACAGCAAGGCTGGAAATGAGGTCTTCCTGGTCTGACCTCAAGGTTTGCCCGGTTGAGCGGTGATGGGGTGCGTTTGAGGTGGGAGAAACAATTAAGATGTCTGTCCTGTGTCCTTGGTAACAGCATTTGGCTCGGGCAGGCAGTGTTAACCATTAACCTCTTATCCTCAAATAAGGGTGACAGAGATGCCTTGGGTGTCCATGTCCACTTTTGACATTTTTTCCCCCTTAATGCTTAGTATGTCATGCTGACAAGTAGCTTTTCTATTGATCCTCTGGCTCTGAAGCCTCGCACCGCTAATATGACAAAACACAGAGGCTGGTTGACTGTTCATCACCGGTTGACGTCATGGCTTAAGAGTTTTTTACGCATAGTATAAGCATGGCTGAAGATGTGTTATTGTTCTTTTATACCACGtttctgttgaatgctttattctgattggttgagaaatgttccatgggtatgcattataaataatatgttttattataagacaaatgcacacctgacctgtcagatgtcttaaaaataggcaccagagcaatgtttgtggtaaccgtgggataagagaaataattgactctggttcttgaattatttgaaaataatgcaccttgggtgtgcattatttttcaaaaaattttatggctgtcgtcaattattttttaaatgccacgTAGACATAGATTTTTGCAGATATTGTtctaacctgttaacatcagcggtccaaaaaaaaaaatgggtgcTTTAAACGCGCAATTCacatgcattttgtgaaaccgGACGTAGCAGTTATTTGTAGTGTATTCGTAGCATCTAGTGACATATATCTATGGTCAGAGGTGGTGCAGACGGAGACTAATTTACAGATTTATATCTATAGTCTGAGCAATTGAGTAGAGACTCATTTGCTTATACTAAATGAAGCCTGGGTGTAGTTACATTCAAGCATAAAGAAATTACTGTGACACTTTTACTTATATTATTATGATGCTTAAAGGGACAATTCAATTTTTTGGAAAagaggctcattttccagctcccctagagttaaacatttgatttttactgttttggaatccattcagctgatctccgggtctggcggtaccacttttagcatagcttagcataatccattgaatctgattagtccattagcatcacgctaaaataACCACAGTttgaatatttttcctatttaaaacttgaccctTTTCTAGTTACATAGTGTACTAAGACGGAAATTTAAAAGttttgattttctaggccgatattgCTAGGAAcaatactcttattctggcgtaataatcaaggagtttgctgccgtaacatggctgcaggaggcgcaatgatattacgcagtgcctgaaaaaactacagaagagtcaagtgtTAAAcaggaaaatatcaaaactttttagaccattagcatcgcgctcaataATAACCAAtgagattcaatggattatgctaagctatgctaaaagtggtaccgccagacccggagatcagctgaatggattccaaaacggtaaaaatcaaatatttatctctagaggagctgaaaaattagcctattttccaaaaaaaaaaaaaaaaaaatggagtgtCCCTTCAAAGATGAGTTACAAGTGATTAAATGGTCAACGATTGGAAGACTTATCTTTAAATAGACTGTTGTGTAATCGATGATAAAACTGTTTCCTTTCAACAAAATTATGGTATTACCATGGTACTGTTGTATTTTTCTAACCTTGTGTTGTCTTTCTTTCGTAGATTCTCTGACAACAAACCGGATTCGCAGCAACATCAAAAAGGCGGAGAGTTAATAACAAAACCATGCTATCTTATAAATGGCTAACGGTGTACACAAACGACTTGATTTAACCAAATAGGTATGAGAAACCGAAGTATTTCTATTTGGGGTTTCCAAGAGTTGGTTTTGTTGGTTTGATGCCCCCGACACATACTCTGCATGAAGGAGTGTGACAAAAACGGCATGACATTTTCTAACCACTTCTAAATAGAATATGAAATGTATATGATTACCATTTGACTGCTGCTATCAGTTTTTATGTGTTGTGTGGAAATGTGGCTGAGTGATTGTTGAAGAAAGCTGTCTGAGCGCCCGGGACCCCAGTAAGAGCTCAGAGCCACGCATGATCTCTGTGAGAGAAATGACAACTGATTCACGACGGACTCATTGCTATTCAGTCCAAACGTCTGGGGTCAAATCCAGGAGTTTTTGTTTAGTGGGAAACAGCAGAGAGAAATCAATAAGAGAAACACTGTGTTTTGTTTCAACAGACACCTGCTCTGGGGAAACGACCAGCGTTTCTCTTTTCGTACTGCAGGCAAATCAGTTTGTCTGGGCACTGTTTATTTACCTTTTGAATAGTTTTTTCATTAAATCAGTAGCATCAACTGTTTCTCTGTTATGAACGGTTAGAAGTTTTATTTCTCATATTAATTTGTTCACCAACAATAAACAGAGAAAATGACTCTACATGCATTTATTTCTTTAAGTTTGAAACGAGAAAAGGGAATTAAAGTTTTATGGATTCAATGAAAGTAATTCGATTACAGGCGCTTGGAAGGGAGGGGCTAGAGGCactttttgcattttaatatatgtgcgcctgtctgtgaaatcctaaAGTCTTATAATATAATCTAAaaatgagatttggagcatcaaagcaTGATATGTGtcatttcaatatttgacatgaCTTTAAGATATCAAAAGTATATTTTAACTAAATGTTCTAGGATAATTGtatgtaaatcacaaaaataatgaCTTGAGCTTTATTACATAGATAATGACCCGGAAAGTGTATTATTATAGTAATGTTAAATGAAACGGGGTCAATTCCGTTAAAACGCTACATTAATTTTCAGCTGTTAGATTTTGATGCTCAGCTGGTATAGTGTGACTGTAAGGTCACAGTGAGCTGAAACTGATGAATATTGAATAGATTAAATTATTGATTATATTTATAGGGGTTAGAGCATTAGCTGCTTTAATTCCCTGGGGGAACTTCagtaaataatttaggtcaTAATGGCTGAGCTGAGAAATATGGTTGGGATTAATCACAGTGAAATCTTTTAACACTAGAGGGCAGTAGTGCACTTATAAAGAACGCCTCGTGCAGGAAATACgtatatattaaaatgtatacaaCTTTCCAGAAGATCTGAATGTCTGATGGTAAAAAGTTTTAACTTTGCTTGAATGaagatttactaaaataatgatttaataaGCAGGTAAGTGCACGTTTGGCACGTCTGGTCATGGCATTGATGAAAATGGTTTAGGATTGTTGTGTGAATTGTTTGCAGGTAAATTGAATGCGACCTGCGTTAAATAAACTCACGGACTGGTTGAGTAAATTAACAATCATAACTAAAATTAGTGTGATAGTTTTTATTCGTTCCGTAAATTAAACTGCAGTGCAATAATCTCACCCAACACTGCTTGTCTTTTTTATTCAGTCGTGTTAAGAAAGGATTTTTCAATGAAAGAAATTAACTTGTGCTATTTTACCCTTTGTAATGAGAGCGTGCTTGATTTAAGACCtgggatgtgtgtgtgtgcgcgcgcgcgcctgtgtgtgtgtgtgtgtgtgtgtgagagagagagaatgagagtgTGTCTTtgtgagggagagagagagagagagagagagagagagagagagagcgcattCGGAATCACAGGAAGGATTTTGGCGATGTCTTCTGCATGCGCTGTTCATTTCAGCACCACAAACCCTCATCTGAGAACAGAAGGCAGGTAAGATTTACTGCACTTCTATCTGAAATTATTACACTATAAAATACTGTTATTGTACTACCATTATATGCTaggaaaaataaaatgtattttatatgaTTCTTTGTTGCAGATATTAAGTATAGAAGAAATACCCAATATGATATGCTCTGCTGTTATTTATCATGTcattattgtgattttattttatttgatttaaattttacATCATAATGAATGCTACAGTTGTTTGTTTCTATGGAGCTTAACTGGGattattatttagcatttctgtATTTACTTCTTCGTGATATTAGCACTTTTCTGTTTCGTAAGCAGTAGTTACGCTTTCAATGATACGTTTGGGAAATGTGGTTTTGGTgatcattcaaaaaaaaaaaagacgtGCTGTGAGGATTATAAAGTATGTGCATCAGTGCATTGCGTTACACTAAAGCAATGTGCGTAAATGCACACTCTTACTCATACACTGTATTGTGTATGTGTAGGTATTGGTGTTTTATGACGGCACGGTGCGCAAAATGATGAATTCCCTTGAATGCGTTCATGTCTTGGCGTGACTGCGTCGTGCCTTTCATACTTTGATACAAGTTCCTTCGAAAAACTCTGAATGGCTTTCGACTGTACGAGATTTCGGGAAACTAAAGAGGTATTTTCCAACAACAGTTGCATGAAAGAGACAGCAAAAGAGATAAAGAGCTTCTCTATCACTTTCAAGAGCGCAGTGGATTCCCACGAGAAAGCCTCCTTTTGGAGAAAATATAATAGGATCTCCAGAAGAAGAGCTTTTTGCTTGACACGTACCCGTTGCTGTaaattaaaaagagaaataggACACTGCGCTTGCGAGGGTAATAACTCCATCTCACTATCTCTGATGTAACAATCCAATAGAGGGAAAACCCGAGCTATTACACCGAGATTAACTCATGCAAACCAGTGAAATATCACACTCAGAACAAATCCGTTTACGCATATTAACACATGCGCCAATGCCCGTATTTAAACACGTTACTGAGTCACCTACTGGAGAAATGTGTACTCGTCTTTCCCAAAGATGTGTAGAATGGAATGATGGATATATGTCCGTAAGGTACAGGAAAACGAGAAGAGTCTTCCTGCGTAATCAATAGTGTCTCGTGGGTTAAGAGTGGGAATTTGAGTGCCATTTGTACCTCAAGCCACAGGGAGCTGAGTCACATTCATTATTCTGCATTAGACTTCAGGGTATCTCTCTGTCCTGTGTGTGGTGAAGTGCTCTTGGCGCACGGAGGCGGCAGATTGCGCAGCATGTGTCTCTTGGAAACGCAACGCTGTGCGTAACTGAGCTTGTTGCGCGTAATGAAGTCACGCCTCTCCATTCAAGAGTACAGCCACTGTGCGCCTCTAAAGATTTAACAGGCAAAGATAGAGGATACGTTTTAAACAGTATTATTCATAAAAACTTACATTTAACAGCATCTCATTTACTGAAGTGCATTCGGGCAGGAAGGTTTCAAAAGTGATGAATTGTTGCCCACATTTCCTATTAAGCATAATAATgctattataataaatataattcaCCTTAAATAACATCCATCATACTCCAGTCCATAAAATTGTAAAATTCATTTTGCTCCCCTGATCTCAAACAGGCACTCTTCACCAAAATTTGTTTTGTTGGCTATGCAAATGTGAGGAAAGACGGTTTCAATCTTTTGATTTAATGAGGCAGAAATGAACGACCACACTGAGCTCCAAATGACTATGGTGTAATTTCCTTCCTGTCAAGATGTTCTCGTCTCCGAGTTTGCTTTGTTGCTTGCATATATTGTGCCTGATTGGTATGACTTGTGTTTGTCAGCCACTCACAGTGTTTTCTTTTTGTTCAGAGTCTTCTGAAGACGTGACGCTCTTTGAGGGTGATGCTGAACAGTGCATATTTACTCTTCGTCTGACACCTTAGCATCTCTTCTCCTATCTCTTGCTACAAGTCAGGTGACATGCGTGTCACACGTCTACGGCCCATGAGAAATCCCTTTGGCCTGGAGATGGGCACGTACGTTACAACCCACCTGCTGCACCAGTAGCCCTCAACCATTTGGATTTTCAGACCTACACTTTTGCACATCGTTCCCAGCGGCTCCATGGATCCTGAACGTCTAAGTCGGACACATTGCCAACTCATCATCTTCTTTTGCTACTGGCTGCCGGTTTCCCTCCAGCGTGTAGAGACGCCTGCTGTGGAGTATGCCCACTCCATTCGTCTGGATGGTGACATCATCTTGGGCGGCCTGTTCCCGGTTCACACCCGGGGTGAGCGTGGCATCCCCTGTGGCGAGTTGAAAAAAGAGAAAGGTATTCACAGATTGGAGGCGATGCTGTTTGCCATCGATCTAATCAATAAAGACCCAGAGCTGCTCCCCAATGTGACTTTGGGGGCACGTATTCTGGACACCTGCTCTCGGGACACCTACGCCCTCGAGCAGTCGCTTACCTTCGTGCAAGCTCTCATCGAGCGCGACGGGTCGGATGTACGCTGTGCCAATGGAGACCTGCCCATATTCACCAAGCCTGACAAAATTGTCGGGGTCATTGGAGCGGCTGCAAGCTCCGTCTCTATCATGGTGGCCAACATCTTGAGGCTTTTTAAGGTAAGCAGGTTCATTAAGGGGCTCGAACTTGACCCCAAGCTGTTGGTGGATGTTGTATAGGATTGTGTTTAACAATTTGCAATGGGAACCAGCATATATTTGCCAAGGCGTTTTAGGATAAACATACTCATGTATCCTATGTTGTTGTTTTGGGAACCTAGATGGCCTTTGTGTAGTTGATTAGTCTTTTATTGCAGCAATTTCATAGATTAATCATTTTTCAAATGTTCTTACAagaatcatttatttattacatgtttATAACAAAAACTTCCATACAGCCATATTGGAAACCTTTTTTTTTGTGAGGATTTGTGTTAATTCTCTTGCTAAATGCATCTGCTTGCTCACTTGTATGTACGGCACGCAGAGTCTGAAAGcattttctcattgttttggaATGAAAATAGACTCGTCGTAAACGTGTCTGACCCCTGGGTGACTCTCTTCTGACGGCATTTGTATAAAATATGTTGTTACAGGGAGTGTGTGTACATTCGGCTATAATACTCTCAAAGCAGGATGTTTTCTGGCTATAGGGAGAATAATGTTGTCCAAACTCCATTACAGGCTAAATGCATGTCTCTCTGCCCAGCAGGAAGATCATTGTTTGTGGCCTAACACGAGTGTGAAAAGAGCTCTGGCGTTTTGCTATGCCCGTCTCGGGAAATTAAGGGAAGCGGGGGTTTTTGGCTGTCATTATGTATAGATGTAAACAGCTAAAATTCAACAGTGACAACATGTTACAATCCAGACTTGCTACAAGAACAACGCCTCTGGAAATTTAAATGCTGGATGGGCTACGTATACAACTTTTAGGGGCATTGTTCTTGTAGAAAGACTCACAGTTGACAAAGGTTCTTTGTTAGGTCGTATGGTTGCATAAACAGCATCCACAGAGCCTTTCTATTGCACAAAAGATCCTTTGTAGTGAGaaaaggttctttagattataaagAAGGTTCTTCTGTTGAatcactgtgaagaaccttcAAAAGCAACTTTATGTCAAAGAATAAAGGTGCCGAAAGCGAGACTCCAGCCAAATATTTAAATTACccaatgatttactcaccctcacaCATTTCAAGATACACATGTCcgtcatctttcagacaaacacatttagatttattttacttaatgtccttgctcttccaagctttataacagTGGAAACTAGGGATCAGGAAACAACTTCTggatgctttgcatgaggctgttattttagttttattctgtaaagatgaAGACTTAATGTTCATGGTTAAGGtaaatttaactttgaacaaattgttcccagtaaataaaattatctagcaaaacgattgtcatttttgacaataaaaataacaaatatacacttttaaagcacaacttcttgtctaaatccggtccagcgcgacctaacgtaaatgcgtagtgacgtagggatgtcacgtgttacatatataaaacgcacatttgcagaccattgtaaacaataaactgacacaaagacattaattaggatcagttgacatacaacaacgttggaacggtcctcgttctcaacacttgtaaacactggggcggagtttcgcgttcgtcctatatgacctcttgacgtcatgacgtattgcgtggggtcacgttggcgcatcacgaccggatttaaacgagaagttgtgctttaaaagtgtatatttgttatttttattgtcaaaaatgacaatcgttttgctagataagacccttatgcctcatttgggatcgtttagagtcctttgaaacttcgTTGAAAataactgttaagtgttgagttaagtattaaatgttgggctctattaaagtccattcaaatgaaaaaaatcctgcaatgttttcctcaaaaaacataatttcttctcgactgaacaaagaaagacatcaacattttggatgacatggtggtgagtaaattatctggatttttcttttaagaaaattgaatattcctttaaatcaataaaaagcattacttCCACTAGAAAAAATAGTTTCTgaccatgaacaaaaatgtCTTTCAATGTGTAAcatgcatgaaagctcaaataaaaacaacaaaccgatACGTGTGGTTGCTAAGTGTGTTGCTAGGGGGCGCAGTGTTAAACAGAACTGTTAGGTGAAGTGGTCATTGCAgtgttttatcgtgaataaagcacacctattgaccaatcagaatcaaggattggaactaaccgttttataagaAACCATACAGCCCGAAATGGTTCTACTCTGGCAACACAAAGCACCTTTAAAGTAAACAGACATGGTGTAAAAGCCACAAAAGGTCTTAAAGTGGACAATTTGTTAAATCATAATGATCTTATTAAGCACCGCATCTGCTACATGCCAGGTTAATGTTTGGCCATTGTCAATCATAATACTATCTTATGAATGAAAGTAGACCTTGTAATATGAGGCGTGACTGACTGTGAACAGCGCCTGGATGGTGTTGTGTAATGAATTTGAGATGTGGCAGTTGGATTTCCCCGGCAGAAAGTTGGGTTTGGGTGATCGTTTCGGCATTAAAATGCCCAGCACAGCGGGAGGAGGGCCACAGGCTGTTCGTATCCTTATTTTCATTCCTCAGACAGCCGCAGCACACCGCAGGTGCAATTCAGATGCAATTCACCGAGGAGGTGATTTATCTGGGCAACCCTGCACTTCAGGTCTTACTACTTGAAATTTCTGAGTGCTATGAAGTTTCTCCAGTCGGGTGGCAGAGGAAGAACTCGCACCCACGCACATACTGAAATGATTTTAAACGTTGCCTGTCTTGTACTTCAAGAGTTTCAGAGTCGGATCAGTCTGACCCACCACTGACCTGATATGGCTGGGATTGCACAACTTTCAAAGTACGGGCTGGTTTTTCAGTTTGCTTGGTAACAAACGAGTACAAGTTAGTAGGCTGATATAATGAGCAAATTTGAT
The Paramisgurnus dabryanus chromosome 1, PD_genome_1.1, whole genome shotgun sequence genome window above contains:
- the znf800b gene encoding zinc finger protein 800b is translated as MEEPISEACAMPANEKSCQTDDLTDEAVVPGPDHASKTLVNSTEVGDPPLLQRPLETSKSGIQQIIECFRTGTAQLKHILLKEVDTIFECKVCRSLFRGLPNLIKHKEVYCLPRHPESEDSSAEGKSIKELLEAVYPRSDGQEYFLRLEPIDGNQNAVFQYLSTEEDLPPSSQSPNHTSTDGWTHHQPNTDDISMNEEEDDHRIEEEGKLSRSAEDAVISEEHQDNQLSSEERTEEDSSPCRCLLCNRTYKVRGHLQRHLRTVHKIITSDCAVSTKIANGKPPESPDANSCSSSDTQSQKSPREENKIPWKPIYSMGFDLKTRFCKLCRRTFSSEQNLAKHIELHTDNGTDFFVKFYCCPLCRYKTRRKRDVVRHLSEFHKKKSAYLSRISQSLDNSTIKTPAEAVLNKTETKDQHRQEAKFNPSHSSPYLTRRNLLPNARRETAEGKKTVSGKTQVKRDDTRGKAMQSMLVCSVCGKGFRKQRHLVLHMRNHQKMARGGAAGVRTRSKVVF